In Desulfonatronospira thiodismutans ASO3-1, the sequence CACGCTCCCAGGCTGCACACCATGACCCGGGAACTGTCCTCCAGGGCCGGACTGTCTTTTCAGCCGGCGCTTTTTTATATTCCCAGCCCGGTGGTGAATGCCTTTTCCGTAGGCCAGAAGAAAAATGCAGCCATAGCCCTCACAGACGGCATGCTCAGAAGCCTCAGCTACAGGGAAATCCTGGGAGTTATGGCCCATGAGATCAGCCATGTCCGCAACAACGATATATGGATCATGAACCTGGCTGAAGCCGCCAACAGGGTCACGGGGCTGCTTTCTCTCACGGGGCAGTTTCTGCTTCTTTTGAACCTTCCCCTGATCCTTACGCAGGATTATCACATATCCTGGTGGATAATCTTCCTGCTCATCTTTGCCCCCACCCTGAGCACCATCATGCAGCTTTCCCTGTCCAGAACCAGGGAATTCGATGCGGACATGGACGCGGCCATGCTTACCAATGATCCCATGGGCCTGGCCCGGGCACTGGCCAAGCTTGAGTACACCACCCGGTCCTGGCTGGACCGGTTTATGCGGCCCGGACAAAAGTATGGCCTGCCCTCCTTTCTTTTGACCCATCCCCGCACCGAGGACCGCATCCAGCGCTTGATCAGCCTGGCCGGAGATATTAATGAACAGCCGTGGCAGACGCCGGACCATTCGTATATGGACCTGAAAGCAGCCCGCCTTCCGGCGGGGGCCGGGCCCTTGAGACGTCTGCTTGGGAACTGGTTTTAAAAGATCACTTCATCAAAGGTGGATTTATGCTCAAATTTTTTGGTACAGCCCTGGGTGTAGCCGCGGTTATTTACCTGATATTTCTGGGATACGCCTATATATTTCAGTCCCGCATGGTCTATGTCCCCCACCAGGAACTGGTGGCAAGCCCGGGGGATATCGGCCTTGACTATCAGGAAGTCTACCTGGACACCCCGGACGATGTCCTTGTTCACGGCTGGTTTGTCCCGGCAAAAGAAGAAAAGGGGGTGGTGCTCTTTTGTCATGGCAATGCCGGGAACATTTCCCACCGTTTGACCACCCTGGATTTTCTGCATTCCCTGGACATGTCCGTTTTTATCTTCGACTACCGGGGCTTCGGTAAAAGCAGCGGCTCTCCGGAC encodes:
- a CDS encoding zinc metalloprotease HtpX — its product is MNINTYTSHKWLNLLHSVLILTGMAVILCLLGWLIAGRPGIVWAFIIGTAVVIITSRISPQAVLKMHNARLLDYSHAPRLHTMTRELSSRAGLSFQPALFYIPSPVVNAFSVGQKKNAAIALTDGMLRSLSYREILGVMAHEISHVRNNDIWIMNLAEAANRVTGLLSLTGQFLLLLNLPLILTQDYHISWWIIFLLIFAPTLSTIMQLSLSRTREFDADMDAAMLTNDPMGLARALAKLEYTTRSWLDRFMRPGQKYGLPSFLLTHPRTEDRIQRLISLAGDINEQPWQTPDHSYMDLKAARLPAGAGPLRRLLGNWF